In Nomascus leucogenys isolate Asia chromosome 8, Asia_NLE_v1, whole genome shotgun sequence, a single genomic region encodes these proteins:
- the TUBB2A gene encoding tubulin beta-2A chain, producing MREIVHIQAGQCGNQIGAKFWEVISDEHGIDPTGSYHGDSDLQLERINVYYNEAAGNKYVPRAILVDLEPGTMDSVRSGPFGQIFRPDNFVFGQSGAGNNWAKGHYTEGAELVDSVLDVVRKESESCDCLQGFQLTHSLGGGTGSGMGTLLISKIREEYPDRIMNTFSVMPSPKVSDTVVEPYNATLSVHQLVENTDETYSIDNEALYDICFRTLKLTTPTYGDLNHLVSATMSGVTTCLRFPGQLNADLRKLAVNMVPFPRLHFFMPGFAPLTSRGSQQYRALTVPELTQQMFDSKNMMAACDPRHGRYLTVAAIFRGRMSMKEVDEQMLNVQNKNSSYFVEWIPNNVKTAVCDIPPRGLKMSATFIGNSTAIQELFKRISEQFTAMFRRKAFLHWYTGEGMDEMEFTEAESNMNDLVSEYQQYQDATADEQGEFEEEEGEDEA from the exons ATGCGCGAGATCGTGCACATCCAGGCGGGCCAGTGCGGCAACCAGATCGGCGCCAAG ttttggGAGGTCATCAGCGATGAGCATGGGATCGACCCCACAGGCAGTTACCATGGAGACAGTGACTTGCAGCTGGAGAGAATCAACGTGTACTACAATGAGGCTGCTG GTAACAAATATGTACCTCGGGCCATCCTGGTGGATCTGGAGCCTGGCACCATGGACTCCGTCAGGTCTGGACCCTTCGGCCAGATCTTCAGGCCAGACAACTTCGTGTTCG GCCAGAGCGGAGCCGGGAATAACTGGGCCAAGGGCCACTACACAGAGGGAGCCGAGCTGGTCGACTCGGTCCTGGATGTGGtgaggaaggagtcagagagctgTGACTGTCTCCAGGGCTTCCAGCTGACCCACTCTCTGGGGGGCGGCACGGGGTCCGGGATGGGCACCCTGCTCATCAGCAAGATCCGGGAAGAGTACCCAGACCGCATCATGAACACCTTCAGCGTCATGCCCTCACCCAAGGTGTCAGACACGGTGGTGGAGCCCTACAACGCCACCCTCTCTGTCCACCAGCTGGTGGAAAACACAGATGAAACCTACTCCATTGATAATGAGGCCCTGTATGACATCTGCTTCCGCACCCTGAAGCTGACCACCCCCACCTACGGGGACCTCAACCACCTGGTGTCGGCCACCATGAGCGGGGTCACCACCTGCCTGCGCTTCCCGGGCCAGCTGAACGCAGACCTGCGCAAGCTGGCGGTGAACATGGTGCCCTTCCCCCGCCTGCACTTCTTCATGCCCGGCTTCGCGCCCCTGACCAGCCGGGGCAGCCAGCAGTACCGGGCGCTCACGGTGCCCGAGCTCACCCAGCAGATGTTCGACTCCAAGAACATGATGGCCGCCTGCGACCCGCGCCACGGCCGCTACCTGACGGTGGCTGCCATCTTCCGGGGCCGCATGTCCATGAAGGAGGTGGACGAGCAGATGCTCAACGTGCAGAACAAGAACAGCAGCTACTTCGTGGAGTGGATCCCCAACAACGTGAAGACGGCCGTGTGTGACATCCCGCCCCGCGGCCTGAAGATGTCGGCCACCTTCATCGGCAACAGCACGGCCATCCAGGAGCTGTTCAAGCGCATCTCGGAGCAGTTCACGGCCATGTTCCGGCGCAAGGCCTTCCTGCACTGGTACACGGGCGAGGGCATGGACGAGATGGAGTTCACCGAGGCCGAGAGCAACATGAACGACCTGGTGTCTGAGTACCAGCAGTACCAGGACGCCACGGCCGACGAACAAGGGGAGTTCGAGGAGGAGGAGGGCGAGGACGAGGCTTAA